In one window of Plasmodium cynomolgi strain B DNA, chromosome 13, whole genome shotgun sequence DNA:
- a CDS encoding 50S ribosomal protein L17 (partial;~putative), translating to MGYTSTLKFVNLGVRRRLFRRAHKQPHHKWDSIKNQLNELLKYGRIETTLTKAKELQGYAEELIYLAKKNNVENNLKVESMLRTAQGRRKLYEYYVPLYRYRPFFFTRVINQWRLRLRDAAPMAFIEFIDRPGELRPAKPVGADRIKYIYEEMKKNRRNFKQHFHIAKKFNLLDENXXXXXXXXXXXXXXXXXXXXXXXXXXXXXXXXXXXXXXXXXXXXXXXXXXXXXXXXXXXXXXXXXXX from the exons atgGGATACACGTCTACCTTAAAATTTGTCAATCTGGGTGTTAGGAGGAGGCTCTTCCGGAGGGCCCACAAACAGCCTCATCACAAATGGGACAGCATCAAAAATCAACTGAATGAATTGTTAAAGTATGGACGCATTGAAACGACCTTAACCAAAGCTAAGGAATTACAGGGGTATGCAGAAGAGTTAATTTACTtggccaaaaaaaacaatgtggagaataatttaaaagtgGAAAGTATGTTGAGAACAGCGcaagggaggagaaaacTGTACGAATATTATGTGCCGTTATATCGATAtagacccttttttttcacaagaGTTATTAATCAATGGAGGCTGCGATTACGGGATGCAGCGCCCATGGCATTTATCGAGTTTATTGATAGGCCAGGGGAATTAAGACCAGCCAAGCCAGTCGGAGCTGACAGaattaaatacatatatgaggagatgaagaagaaccgAAGGAATTTTAAGCAGCACTTCCACATCGCAAAGAAGTTTAATTTGCTTGATGAAAACGNNNNNNNNNNNNNNNNN NNNNNNNNNNNNNNNNNNNNNNNNNNNNNNNNNNNNNNNNNNNNNNNNNNNNNNNNNNNNNNNNNNNNNNNNNNNNNNNNNNNNNNNNNNNNNNNNNNNNNNNNNNNNNNNNNNNNNNNNNNNNNNNNNNNNNNNNNNNNNNNNNNNNNNNNNNNNNNNNNNNNNNNNNNNNNNNNNNNNNNN
- a CDS encoding cytochrome c oxidase subunit II precursor (putative), whose protein sequence is MDALRRALGLRRPVAHSENKLLLKNLNEEGTPQVTNVKAEDYPIPKKYLEDPEKIPKYYVFQSNMVTDEDLQPGMLRQLEVDRRLTLPTRTHISFLVTATDVIHSWSIPSLGIKADAIPGRLHKVTTFILREGVYYGQCSEMCGTLHGFMPIVVEAVSPEAYAAHAKKYYRD, encoded by the coding sequence ATGGACGCGCTGAGGAGGGCGCTGGGGCTGCGGCGCCCAGTGGCCCACAGCGAAAACAAGCTTCTGCTGAAGAATCTGAACGAGGAAGGCACCCCCCAAGTGACGAATGTAAAGGCAGAGGATTACCCCATCCCGAAAAAGTATCTCGAAGACCCGGAGAAAATCCCCAAGTACTATGTCTTTCAGTCCAACATGGTCACAGATGAAGATTTACAGCCCGGGATGTTACGGCAGTTAGAAGTTGATAGAAGATTAACCCTCCCCACGAGGACtcatatttcctttttggtcaCAGCCACTGACGTTATTCACTCCTGGTCCATCCCTAGCCTCGGCATTAAGGCGGATGCCATTCCAGGTCGCCTACATAAAGTGACAACGTTTATATTGAGGGAGGGAGTATACTATGGGCAGTGCTCCGAAATGTGCGGCACTCTCCACGGGTTCATGCCTATCGTTGTAGAGGCAGTGTCCCCTGAGGCCTACGCCGCGCACGCGAAGAAGTACTACAGGGATTAG
- a CDS encoding hypothetical protein (putative) yields MLHDMETPPLHPPPLHSSVNRTKAHTNFTSQTMADDPQKGRDKERDSMIFKPNGEHMFSSTNGLITQSNENVAAEDLFLQKNIFRDVQQKVTSGPIKTTTIEKVTKIPKVVFRERLKDKVVKEKKIITKEVEIEQIIDVIENKEEIIYNEVKVPTYIDVPVVHPRQEVYHTEILKNIPKGIELLVTQRLEVPKIKPKYVEVQVPIYVPCYIEVPIPAQYIPIPKGEKKDHFTCGINKDKKIYYENPVVYNNPLMRSALQSETIQGNYNHHLNLSGKCHLDGGDNKSEAIYSSKSSVQNLAVEQSSLDNLVAAGAQ; encoded by the exons ATGCTGCATGATATGGAAACGCCTCCCCTCCATCCCCCCCCGCTTCATAGCAGCGTTAACCGGACAAAGGCGCATACTAATTTC ACTAGCCAAACCATGGCGGACGACCCACAGAAGGGGAGAGACAAAGAGCGGGACAGTATGATCTTCAAGCCGAACGGAGAGCACATGTTTAGTAGCACGAACGGTCTGATCACACAGTCGAACGAAAACGTTGCAGCCGAGGATCtgtttctccaaaaaaatatttttcgagATGTACAACAGAAGGTGACTAGTGGGCCGATAAAAACGACGACGATAGAAAAGGTTACCAAAATACCCAAAGTGGTTTTTAGGGAGAGATTAAAGGATAAAGtcgtgaaggaaaaaaaaattatcacgaAGGAAGTAGAAATAGAGCAAATCATTGATGTGATAGAAaataaggaagaaattatttacaacgAAGTGAAGGTACCAACATATATTGATGTCCCTGTAGTACATCCAAGGCAGGAGGTATACCACACggagattttaaaaaacataccTAAAGGGATCGAGTTGTTAGTGACACAACGGTTAGAAGTGCCAAAGATAAAGCCTAAGTATGTCGAAGTTCAGGTACCCATTTATGTCCCTTGCTATATAGAAGTACCCATACCTGCTCAATATATTCCTATcccaaaaggagaaaagaaagacCATTTTACATGTGGAATAAataaggacaaaaaaatttattatgaaaatcCGGTGGTTTATAATAACCCTTTAATGCGTAGTGCTCTACAATCAGAGACCATCCAGGGGAACTACAATCATCATCTTAACTTAAGTGGAAAATGTCATCTCGATGGGGGGGACAACAAATCGGAGGCTATTTACTCCTCCAAAAGCTCTGTGCAAAACTTGGCCGTGGAACAAAGCAGCCTAGATAATCTGGTGGCAGCGGGGGCGCAATAA